The Periplaneta americana isolate PAMFEO1 chromosome 10, P.americana_PAMFEO1_priV1, whole genome shotgun sequence genome includes a window with the following:
- the LOC138707564 gene encoding zinc finger protein 415-like isoform X1, whose product MKAVCVKGCEIVYLCFNQTALNIYMEDTNDEKPPLRPTTIERPSFPEVRTPSHLDLFTQPGPSRRTFDLTSTLASRFLPPFLTAIPGLPIQQYLAHEKRPLICGECGKEFGDLNTLKNHLLNHTGQKTYPCGVCGKTFALHGNLKTHELIHSGEKPHVCGACGKRFTVLGNLKTHEMTHTGEKPHICSVCGKGFSARSNLKTHELIHTGEKPHACGVCGKRFTVIGNLKTHELIHTGEKPFSCTVCGKSFNVRGNLKTHELTHTGEKPHSCKQCGKSFTALSNLKTHQLMHNGDKLHVCAVCGTGFTSLESFNHHALIHLPVPQKQDEPEIEIIS is encoded by the exons ATGAAAGCTGTATGTGTAAAAGGGTGTGAAATTGTGTACCTTTGTTTCAAT CAaacagctttaaatatctacatgGAGGACACAAATGATGAGAAGCCCCCATTGCGACCTACCACCATCGAAAGACCAAG ttttccaGAAGTTCGTACACCAAGCCACTTGGATTTATTCACCCAACCAGGACCTTCCAGAAGAACTTTCGACCTGACCTCAACACTCGCAAGTAGATTTTTGCCACCTTTCCTAACTGCTATACCGGGATTGCCAATACAACAATATTTAGCACACGAAAAGAGGCCGTTGATATGTGGTGAATGTGGAAAAGAATTTGGAGATTTGAATACATTAAAAAACCATTTATTGAACCACACAGGTCAGAAAACGTACCCTTGTGGAGTTTGTGGTAAAACGTTTGCTTTGCATGGTAACCTAAAAACACATGAATTGATACATAGTGGAGAGAAGCCACATGTTTGCGGTGCATGCGGTAAGCGATTCACTGTGCTAGGTAATTTAAAAACTCACGAAATGACTCATACAGGAGAGAAGCCTCACATATGTAGCGTTTGTGGAAAGGGTTTCTCTGCGCGCAGCAACTTGAAGACTCATGAACTTATTCACACAGGTGAAAAACCTCATGCATGTGGAGTGTGTGGCAAGCGTTTTACTGTTATAGGAAATCTCAAAACTCATGAACTCATACACACAGGAGAAAAACCCTTCTCTTGTACTGTCTGTGGGAAAAGTTTTAACGTTCGTGGCAATTTGAAGACTCATGAATTAACGCATACAGGGGAAAAACCGCATTCCTGTAAACAGTGCGGGAAATCGTTTACTGCATTAAGTAATTTAAAGACACACCAATTGATGCATAATGGAGATAAACTTCATGTATGTGCTGTTTGTGGGACAGGGTTTACGTCGTTAGAGAGCTTCAATCATCATGCATTAATCCATTTACCAGTACCACAAAAACAAGATGAGCCTGAAatagaaataataagttaa
- the LOC138707564 gene encoding uncharacterized protein isoform X4 has translation MKAVCVKGCEIVYLCFNQTALNIYMEDTNDEKPPLRPTTIERPSFPEVRTPSHLDLFTQPGPSRRTFDLTSTLASRFLPPFLTAIPGLPIQQYLAHEKRPLICGECGKEFGDLNTLKNHLLNHTGGEKRKRGTVTNG, from the exons ATGAAAGCTGTATGTGTAAAAGGGTGTGAAATTGTGTACCTTTGTTTCAAT CAaacagctttaaatatctacatgGAGGACACAAATGATGAGAAGCCCCCATTGCGACCTACCACCATCGAAAGACCAAG ttttccaGAAGTTCGTACACCAAGCCACTTGGATTTATTCACCCAACCAGGACCTTCCAGAAGAACTTTCGACCTGACCTCAACACTCGCAAGTAGATTTTTGCCACCTTTCCTAACTGCTATACCGGGATTGCCAATACAACAATATTTAGCACACGAAAAGAGGCCGTTGATATGTGGTGAATGTGGAAAAGAATTTGGAGATTTGAATACATTAAAAAACCATTTATTGAACCACACAG
- the LOC138707564 gene encoding zinc finger protein 415-like isoform X2 — protein sequence MEDTNDEKPPLRPTTIERPSFPEVRTPSHLDLFTQPGPSRRTFDLTSTLASRFLPPFLTAIPGLPIQQYLAHEKRPLICGECGKEFGDLNTLKNHLLNHTGQKTYPCGVCGKTFALHGNLKTHELIHSGEKPHVCGACGKRFTVLGNLKTHEMTHTGEKPHICSVCGKGFSARSNLKTHELIHTGEKPHACGVCGKRFTVIGNLKTHELIHTGEKPFSCTVCGKSFNVRGNLKTHELTHTGEKPHSCKQCGKSFTALSNLKTHQLMHNGDKLHVCAVCGTGFTSLESFNHHALIHLPVPQKQDEPEIEIIS from the exons atgGAGGACACAAATGATGAGAAGCCCCCATTGCGACCTACCACCATCGAAAGACCAAG ttttccaGAAGTTCGTACACCAAGCCACTTGGATTTATTCACCCAACCAGGACCTTCCAGAAGAACTTTCGACCTGACCTCAACACTCGCAAGTAGATTTTTGCCACCTTTCCTAACTGCTATACCGGGATTGCCAATACAACAATATTTAGCACACGAAAAGAGGCCGTTGATATGTGGTGAATGTGGAAAAGAATTTGGAGATTTGAATACATTAAAAAACCATTTATTGAACCACACAGGTCAGAAAACGTACCCTTGTGGAGTTTGTGGTAAAACGTTTGCTTTGCATGGTAACCTAAAAACACATGAATTGATACATAGTGGAGAGAAGCCACATGTTTGCGGTGCATGCGGTAAGCGATTCACTGTGCTAGGTAATTTAAAAACTCACGAAATGACTCATACAGGAGAGAAGCCTCACATATGTAGCGTTTGTGGAAAGGGTTTCTCTGCGCGCAGCAACTTGAAGACTCATGAACTTATTCACACAGGTGAAAAACCTCATGCATGTGGAGTGTGTGGCAAGCGTTTTACTGTTATAGGAAATCTCAAAACTCATGAACTCATACACACAGGAGAAAAACCCTTCTCTTGTACTGTCTGTGGGAAAAGTTTTAACGTTCGTGGCAATTTGAAGACTCATGAATTAACGCATACAGGGGAAAAACCGCATTCCTGTAAACAGTGCGGGAAATCGTTTACTGCATTAAGTAATTTAAAGACACACCAATTGATGCATAATGGAGATAAACTTCATGTATGTGCTGTTTGTGGGACAGGGTTTACGTCGTTAGAGAGCTTCAATCATCATGCATTAATCCATTTACCAGTACCACAAAAACAAGATGAGCCTGAAatagaaataataagttaa